The following nucleotide sequence is from Acinetobacter equi.
CTATGTCTGAGCTTGCAAGACGTTTAAAAATTTCAAGGCAAGCTGTTCATCAGTTAGTCGCTGAAGGTATTAATTCTGACTTTCTAACTTTGATTAATTCGCCACATGATAAGCGAATAAAATTAGTAATGTTTTCGACAAACGGTAAAGAGATGGCAAATACAGCACTTGCTGAACTTAGAAAAATTGAAATAGAACTTGAAAGTTCTATCGGTTCTGAAAATGTTCAGGAATTAAGAAGAATTCTTGAGCTAGATTGGCCAACCTAACATCTTCATCTCTCAGATTTTCCTTATCATTGATTTAAAGACAGTTCTTTTTTATTGATATGAAGTTTTAATATTTTATATAAAATCAATATATTAATTAACTTTAAGATGAAATAGAACTGCCTTTATAAATTGAATATTAAGCATATTATTTCAAAGCCATTTTAAATTAACTATATACTTTATTTTATATAAATAGGGATTTATGGTTTAATTCTAGCAAAATGATGAATATTCTATTTCCTTTACTTTTCCTAAGATTATTATTTTACTTTCATTCAAATTCTCCTTGTTTATAGTTTAATATTATATTTACAAATATAATAAAAGTTGACTAAAACAATAATATTTAATAATGATAAAATTCACACTATAATTCATTTAGATAAAACGAATCACAATAAAACTAATTAATTTAAAAAAATATTAATAGCAATAGAGTTAATAATGTTTAATTTATGCAACAAATTGTTTTTTAATGCAAAATGATTTTACTTTGTCACTCTTATAATCTAAATAAAAATAATTAATGCTGAATAATAAAATATTTTTCACATTTAAATGCTTCCTATAAATGCAGATTTAAAACCATCCTTTAAAAGTAGGCATTCGATATTAGGGATATATTATGGAAACAACGAACAATTCAACAAGTTCATCGACTGACCTCTCTAATCATGAGAAGCCCGCCAAAACTGAAAATCAATCTACTACTTTAAATACACAAGAAATTCAAGAAAAGCTGACCGATTTAAAAACCACAACACAAGGTTTAAATCAATCTGAAGTAGTTTCTCGTCTCACTCAGTATGGTCCTAATGCCATTGAAGCTCATGAAGAAAGTAAATGGAAAAAATTATTAGGTTATTTTTGGGGACCAATTCCTTGGATGATTGAAGCTGCTGCAATCATCTCACTGTTTCGTCAAGATTGGCCTGACTTCATTGTCATTACCGTATTACTACTATACAACGCAATTGTCGGATTTTGGCAAGATAACAAAGCAGCAAATGCCCTTGCTGCACTAAAGCAAGGATTAGCAGCAAAAGCACATGTATTACGCGATGGAAAATGGGATGCAATTGATGCAACACAACTCGTTCCAGGCGATATTGTTACAGTATCAGGAGGAGAAATTCTCCCTGCTGATTTATTGCTCCTAGATGGTCAATATCTTTCCGTAGACCAAGCCGCATTAACGGGTGAATCTCTTCCTGTCTCGAGAAGTATTGGAGATACAGTCTATTCAGGTTCAATTGCTCGTCAAGGTTCAATGACAGGCGTTGTCACAGCCACAGGAAATAATACCTTCTTTGGTCATACAGCAAAACTTGTCGCATCTGCTGGCAGCAAATCACATGCTGAAGAAGCCGTTCTTAAAATTGGTGATTTCCTTATTTTATTGGCTGTAACACTTGCTGTAATTCTGATTGGTGTACAAGTTTATCGAGATATTGTCGCTGTTGGACATTGGGAATGGAGTGAAGCAGGACAAATTGCTCAATTTGTTTTAGTTCTTTTAGTTGCATCAGTCCCTGTAGCAATGCCAGCTGTTATGTCGGTCACTAAAGCTCTTGGTGCTTTAACACTATCAAAGCAAAAAGCAATCGTCTCTCGATTATCGGCTATTGAAGAACTTGCTGGTGTTGATGTCTTGTGTTCAGATAAAACAGGAACCCTAACGCTTAATCAACTTACCTTACAAACACCTATTACTTTCAATAATACATCTACAGATGACATTATTTTAGCAGCATGTCTTGCTTGCCAAAAAAATAGTACAGATGCTCTTGATCTCGCTGTTTTAACAGCAATGAAAGATCCTAAAATATTAGATCAATATCAATCAATTGATTTTGTGCCATTTGATCCTGTAAATAAAAAAACCATTGGTCATGTGAAAGATGCTCAAGGTAAATCAGTTCAATTTTCAAAAGGTGCACCACAAGCCATTGGTCAACTCTGCGGAATTGGTGAACAAGCAGGTTCTGATCAAACATCACAGCAATATTATGGACAAGTCAATGAGTTAGCTCGTCGTGGTACACGAGCTTTGGGCGTGGCACGCTCTAATGATGAAGGAAAAACGTGGACATTATTAGGTATATTGCCATTATTAGATCCACCTCGCCCAGATGCAAAAGACACCATTGCAAAAGCAAAAGAGTTAGGTCTTTCAGTCAAAATGGTCACAGGTGACGATGTCGCAATTGGCTCAGAAATTTCTCGTCAACTTGGTCTAGGTCAAAACCTACTGAGTGCTAGTGAAATTTTTAAAAATGATAAAGATCCAAATCATATTCACACAGATACCGCACGTGCAGTAGAAAATGCAGATGGTTTTGGTCGTGTATTTCCTGAACATAAATATGAAATTGTAAAAGCATTACAACAGCAAGGTCATATAGTGGCAATGACTGGTGATGGCGTAAATGATGCACCAGCATTAAAACAAGCAGATTGTGGTGTTGCTGTAAGTGGCGCTACAGATGCTGCTCGTTCTGCGGCTGCCATTGTACTGACTGCACCTGGTTTATCGACCATTATTAGTGCCATTACTGAAGCACGTAAAATTTTTGAACGTATTACATCTTACGTGTATTACCGCGTTGCGATGACCATCGCCATTATGTGTGTTGTGGTTTTATCTTATATTATTTTTGATTTACAACCACTTACTGCCATCATGATTGTGGTTTTGGCATTATTAGATGATATCCCAATTATGACCATTGCCTATGACAATGTGAAGGTAAGTTCTCAACCTGTACGTTGGAATATGCACCGTATTATTTCATTCTCGTCTGTGATGGGAATTATTGCCTTAGCTCAAAGTTTTGGCATGGTTCTACTATGTAAATATTGGATGAACAATCCTGAATTAATGAGCAGTTTGCCAATGACTATTGATCATCTACAAACAATGGTTTTCTTACAACTCGCAGCAGGTGGTCAGCTCTTAATTTTCATTGTGCGTAATCGGGGTGCTATTTTTGCTCGCCCTTATCCACATCCAAAACTACTTTTAGCAATTCTTGTAACTCAAATTATTGCTATTTTACTTTGTGTATTTGGTATTTTCGTTCCTGCACTACCTATTGAAATGATTGGTGTTGTTTGGATTTATGTCATTATTTGGCTTCTTATCGCAAGCCTTGCAAAAATGGCATATTACAAATACATGGATCGCCAAGAAATCAATACAAAATCTAATTAATGAAATATTCGGTTGAATATCTTTTAAAAAGATATTCAACCAGTTAGGTATTAAAAATTAATCATATTGGTTTAAAAAAGAGACTTCATATTATGAATTTATATAAAAAGTTAGTTGTTGAACCAGGTAGTAAAGTTAAATTAAAAAAGGTAGATGCATCTTTCCATGCAGATTACAAAGATGAAGAACATGCCAAAGAAACCTTAGCTAAACATGTCGCTAAAATTGGTGAGTTACAACGTAAATTATATGGTGAAAAAAAACATGCCTTACTTATTGTTTTGCAAGGAATTGATGCCGCTGGAAAAGATGGAACATGCTGGCATGTAATGAATGCGATGAACCCACAAGGTACATATGTACATGGTTTCAAACAACCTACATCTGAAGAAAAAGCACACGATTTTTTATGGCGTATACATCCACACACACCTGGCTTAGGTGATGTTTCAATTTTTAACCGCTCTCATTATGAAGATGTATTGGTACAAAGAGTTCATAATATTGTGCCTAAAAAAGTTTGGTCACAACGGTATGAACATATTAATAATTTTGAAAAATTATTAAAAACCAATAATGTCACCATATTAAAATTTTTCTTATACATTAGCCCAGAAGAACAATTAGCTCGTTTTAAACAACGTTTGGATGACCCTTCTCGCCAATGGAAAATTAGTGAATCCGACTATACAGAACGTGAATATTGGGACCAATATATTAGTGCATACGAAGATATGTTAGAAAAGTGTTCAACAAAAGAAGCACCTTGGTTTGTGATTCCATCAAATCATAAATGGTTTAGAAATTTAGCCGTTTCAGAAATCATCTTAAAAACATTAGAAGATATGAAACTTAAACTGCCTGAACCAACTGTAGATTTAACTGAAATACAGCATAAATATCATGAGATAATAGAAGACCAAAATAAGCCCTCTAAATAAATAGCTTATTTACATAAAATTTCTATAATCTCATATGATCAACAAATGCTTCTTTCTTCATTTAAAAGAAGCATTCTCATTTTATAAAAGTTTAAGGCAAAGCCAATGAATTTAACGCTTTTAATATTTCTTTTGGTTTATATTGCCATGGGGTTTGGCAAAGTACCTGGCTTCAAAATTGATAGAACAGGTGCTGCCTTAGTTGGTGCACTAGCAATGCTTGCTATTGGCAGTATTTCAGCACAAGCTGCATGGAATGCAATCGATTATAAAACCATTGGTTTATTGTTTGGATTGATGATAGTTTCTGGCGCTTTTGCTGTTTCTGGTTTTTACGCATGGGCTGCAAATAAAGTTGCAACTCTACAGGTTAGTCCTGCAAAGTTATTAGCAGTATTTATTGTAGTAAGTGGTGTTTTATCTTCTATTCTAACCAATGATGTTGTTGTCGTCGCTATGACGCCATTACTCGTTTCAATTACATTAGCGAGGGGGTTAAATCCAATTCCATTTTTACTTGGCTTTTGTTTTGCAGCCAACACAGGTTCTGTTGGAACTTTAATTGGTAGCCCACAGAATATGATCGCTGCTCAGGCACTAGATGTCTCATTTATTGATTTACTTAAGGTTGCAGGTATTCCCGCTTTAATTTCTCTTCCAATTGTTTGGGGAATCATTTGTTATTTATTTAAAGGCAAATGGACTATTGAAAAAACAGTAAATACTACTCCAACCACCATTGTTCAACCGCAACTTAATAAACTTGAAACTCTCAAAGCTTTAATTGTCACCATCGTACTTGTCGTTATATTTATTATGGATATATGGCCACAAGAACTAGTTGCATTAACCGCAGCAGGTATTTTATTAATTAATCGTACTGTTGCATCTAATGATGTTCTTAAAGAAGTAGATGGAAATTTACTTTTATTGATTATGGGTTTATTCATTGTCAATGCAGCGATGTCTACAACTGGTTTACCACAAACATTACTTGCTGATCTCAAACATATGGGACTAAATTTAAATGATCCACTCTCATTATTTTTTACCAGTGCTGCACTTAGTAATATCGTAGGAAATAACCCAACTGTCATGTTATTAGTTCCATATTTAGAAACAGGACTAAATGCGAATGCCCTTTGTGCAGCCCTTGCATTAGGCACAGGTTTTTCAAGTAATATGGTAATTTTTGGTAGTTTGGCAGGAATTGTCGTTGTCGAACAAGCTAAAGCTAGTGGTATTCAAATTTCATTTATGGATTATGCAAAAGCAGGTTTTCCTGTTGCTGTTGTATGTATTTTCCTCTCTGCATTTTGGATTTATTTTATCTAATCCTAAAGATGTTATTGCCAAATTTGGTAATAACATCTTCCTTACAAATCACTTAATGTATAAATAATTTCTAATGCTCAATATTTTTTTTATTTTTAAAATAACAAAAACCACCGTAAATCATACCAATCATAATAATACAAATCACAACCAATCCAGTCACTAAACTAAAACGACTTTCATCATGAATCAAATAATCCCACAACTGATGCAGCCCATGTGTAACCTGTAAACCAATGGTCACAATAATAAATGCCCATAAAAATGAAGCAACAATATTTACAAGAAAGTAACGGATAAAATGATATCTTTTAATACCAAAGCTAATTGGAATAACAGTTCTTAACCCCCAAGCAAAACGCATAAACAAAATACTTAAAGTGGGATATTTATCAATCAAAACACTAGCTTTATGAAATTTTTCAGCAAGTTTTGGACGATCATGGATAAACTTATGGCCAAATTTTGCACCTATCTGATAGTAAAATTGATCACCAATAAATGCACCTAATGTACCCGCCAAAATCAGTATCCAAAATTTAAATACTTCTTGCTGAACAGCATAAGCACCTAATAGTAAAACCGTTTCACCTTCAAAAAATGCCCCAACAATAACGGCAAAGTAACCATAATTTTGTAATAAATCTGACCAATCCATATACGAACTCTAAATACAAATTTACTCTTAAAACAGCCATGCAATTTAGGCTATAGAATAAGAATTTTTAAAAGATGTGACATCGCCTCTTCAGAATCTCACCGAATAATAAATCACAACTTTAAATATATGGGCATGAAATCTGCCTAGGATGCTTAATTTATCACATGATTAAAAAAATTGATTTGTAATGAACATTAATACACAGAAATTAAGTCGATCGTTTATTTTTATTGTTAAATAAATCGGCTTTAAATCAAAATATAGATTATACGTTATTTTTTAATATTCCTCCTTTCATATAAGAAAGGAGGAATTTTTATTATGTCGGTTTTATCCTGGGAAAATACCGCGCTCTTTACGTGCTTCTAAAATACGTTCACACGCTAAAATATAAGCAGCAGTTCTTAAGCTACATTCTTTTTTAGTCGCACAATCCCAAACATCTGCAACAGCTTTAATCATGAGTTTATCTAGACGCTCATTAATTTCTTCTTCGCTCCAGAAATAACTTGCAAAGTCCTGTACCCATTCAAAGTAACTTACAGTTACACCACCAGCATTACAGATCACATCAGGAACCATGGTTACACCACGTCGAGTTAGAATGTCATCCGCTTCAGGATATGTTGGTCCATTTGCACCTTCAAGAACCATTTTAGCTTTTAAACGCTCAGCACGTTCAACTGTAATTTGCCCTTCTAGCGCAGCAGGAATAACGATGTCCATTTCGACATCCCAGAAGTTTTCATCATCAATTTTTGTTGCACCAATAAATCCAGCAACACCCTGATTTTTTGCAACGTATTCAATAATACCAGGAACATCTATACCATTTTCATTAAAAACTGTACCTGTATGATCTTGAATACAG
It contains:
- a CDS encoding MarR family winged helix-turn-helix transcriptional regulator is translated as MKSLRLLLRSRLEWVEDRLMASAEKNGYGYVSPSMARLYSYLGNEPIPMSELARRLKISRQAVHQLVAEGINSDFLTLINSPHDKRIKLVMFSTNGKEMANTALAELRKIEIELESSIGSENVQELRRILELDWPT
- a CDS encoding plasma-membrane proton-efflux P-type ATPase, with product METTNNSTSSSTDLSNHEKPAKTENQSTTLNTQEIQEKLTDLKTTTQGLNQSEVVSRLTQYGPNAIEAHEESKWKKLLGYFWGPIPWMIEAAAIISLFRQDWPDFIVITVLLLYNAIVGFWQDNKAANALAALKQGLAAKAHVLRDGKWDAIDATQLVPGDIVTVSGGEILPADLLLLDGQYLSVDQAALTGESLPVSRSIGDTVYSGSIARQGSMTGVVTATGNNTFFGHTAKLVASAGSKSHAEEAVLKIGDFLILLAVTLAVILIGVQVYRDIVAVGHWEWSEAGQIAQFVLVLLVASVPVAMPAVMSVTKALGALTLSKQKAIVSRLSAIEELAGVDVLCSDKTGTLTLNQLTLQTPITFNNTSTDDIILAACLACQKNSTDALDLAVLTAMKDPKILDQYQSIDFVPFDPVNKKTIGHVKDAQGKSVQFSKGAPQAIGQLCGIGEQAGSDQTSQQYYGQVNELARRGTRALGVARSNDEGKTWTLLGILPLLDPPRPDAKDTIAKAKELGLSVKMVTGDDVAIGSEISRQLGLGQNLLSASEIFKNDKDPNHIHTDTARAVENADGFGRVFPEHKYEIVKALQQQGHIVAMTGDGVNDAPALKQADCGVAVSGATDAARSAAAIVLTAPGLSTIISAITEARKIFERITSYVYYRVAMTIAIMCVVVLSYIIFDLQPLTAIMIVVLALLDDIPIMTIAYDNVKVSSQPVRWNMHRIISFSSVMGIIALAQSFGMVLLCKYWMNNPELMSSLPMTIDHLQTMVFLQLAAGGQLLIFIVRNRGAIFARPYPHPKLLLAILVTQIIAILLCVFGIFVPALPIEMIGVVWIYVIIWLLIASLAKMAYYKYMDRQEINTKSN
- a CDS encoding polyphosphate kinase 2 family protein, whose protein sequence is MNLYKKLVVEPGSKVKLKKVDASFHADYKDEEHAKETLAKHVAKIGELQRKLYGEKKHALLIVLQGIDAAGKDGTCWHVMNAMNPQGTYVHGFKQPTSEEKAHDFLWRIHPHTPGLGDVSIFNRSHYEDVLVQRVHNIVPKKVWSQRYEHINNFEKLLKTNNVTILKFFLYISPEEQLARFKQRLDDPSRQWKISESDYTEREYWDQYISAYEDMLEKCSTKEAPWFVIPSNHKWFRNLAVSEIILKTLEDMKLKLPEPTVDLTEIQHKYHEIIEDQNKPSK
- a CDS encoding SLC13 family permease translates to MNLTLLIFLLVYIAMGFGKVPGFKIDRTGAALVGALAMLAIGSISAQAAWNAIDYKTIGLLFGLMIVSGAFAVSGFYAWAANKVATLQVSPAKLLAVFIVVSGVLSSILTNDVVVVAMTPLLVSITLARGLNPIPFLLGFCFAANTGSVGTLIGSPQNMIAAQALDVSFIDLLKVAGIPALISLPIVWGIICYLFKGKWTIEKTVNTTPTTIVQPQLNKLETLKALIVTIVLVVIFIMDIWPQELVALTAAGILLINRTVASNDVLKEVDGNLLLLIMGLFIVNAAMSTTGLPQTLLADLKHMGLNLNDPLSLFFTSAALSNIVGNNPTVMLLVPYLETGLNANALCAALALGTGFSSNMVIFGSLAGIVVVEQAKASGIQISFMDYAKAGFPVAVVCIFLSAFWIYFI
- a CDS encoding DedA family protein: MDWSDLLQNYGYFAVIVGAFFEGETVLLLGAYAVQQEVFKFWILILAGTLGAFIGDQFYYQIGAKFGHKFIHDRPKLAEKFHKASVLIDKYPTLSILFMRFAWGLRTVIPISFGIKRYHFIRYFLVNIVASFLWAFIIVTIGLQVTHGLHQLWDYLIHDESRFSLVTGLVVICIIMIGMIYGGFCYFKNKKNIEH